From Kineosporia succinea, the proteins below share one genomic window:
- a CDS encoding lysophospholipid acyltransferase family protein has translation MKGRRIGAWYRLVVILLKPVLLLSTRRNWKGAENLPATGGVITVSNHISYADPFTYAHFVYDSGRLPRFMAKESLFRLPLLGRIVRGARQIPVYRETRDAGAAYSAAVAAVRAGELVAIFPEGTLTRDPDGWPMRGKSGAVRVALETGAPLIPVAQWGAQDLLPPYSKRLSLFPPHRIWVTAGPPVDLSRFAGRPMTLPLLTEATEQVMAELTALVEEMRGESAPAERYDPRNRGKPRYGNPNPRTPKTPKARNFPGLQKRKRSGR, from the coding sequence GTGAAGGGGCGGAGGATCGGTGCGTGGTACCGGCTGGTCGTGATCCTGCTGAAGCCGGTGCTGTTGCTGTCCACGAGAAGGAACTGGAAGGGCGCCGAGAATCTTCCGGCCACCGGCGGGGTGATCACGGTGTCGAACCACATCTCCTACGCGGATCCCTTCACCTACGCGCACTTCGTCTACGACAGCGGCCGGCTGCCGCGCTTCATGGCCAAGGAGAGCCTGTTCCGGTTGCCGTTGCTCGGCCGGATCGTGCGGGGGGCACGGCAGATCCCGGTCTACCGGGAGACCCGCGACGCCGGCGCAGCCTACTCGGCGGCGGTGGCCGCGGTCCGGGCCGGGGAGCTCGTCGCGATCTTCCCGGAGGGCACGCTCACCCGTGACCCCGACGGCTGGCCGATGCGGGGCAAGAGCGGCGCGGTGCGGGTGGCCCTGGAGACCGGGGCGCCGCTGATCCCGGTGGCCCAGTGGGGAGCTCAGGACCTGCTACCGCCGTACTCGAAACGGCTGAGCCTGTTCCCGCCGCACCGGATCTGGGTGACGGCCGGCCCGCCGGTCGACCTCAGCCGGTTCGCCGGGCGCCCGATGACGCTGCCGCTGCTCACCGAGGCCACCGAGCAGGTGATGGCCGAGCTCACGGCCCTGGTCGAGGAGATGCGGGGCGAGAGCGCCCCGGCCGAGCGGTACGACCCGAGAAACCGTGGGAAGCCGCGGTACGGCAACCCGAACCCGAGAACCCCGAAAACCCCGAAGGCCCGGAATTTCCCGGGACTGCAGAAGCGGAAGAGGTCTGGACGATGA
- the cofC gene encoding 2-phospho-L-lactate guanylyltransferase, producing MTNADAPPEVPSPGWTTVLPFKGGPNAKSRLGAPAGLATAIALDCLDAVLAARLVSRVIVVTADPGLARAASAAGAGVRGESRPGAGLLAAIDDGLRGLEGPCAVLLGDLPALRAPDLDEALRKAWETLTTTVPSPAMVFVPDADEVGTVLLAAAAPHAMRPSFGPASARSHADSGARRLDLDLPALRRDVDTQADLAAARALGLGRRTREALG from the coding sequence ATGACGAACGCTGACGCCCCACCGGAAGTGCCGTCCCCCGGCTGGACCACGGTGCTCCCGTTCAAGGGGGGCCCGAACGCCAAGTCGCGTCTGGGCGCTCCGGCCGGCTTGGCCACCGCCATCGCGCTCGACTGCCTGGACGCGGTGCTGGCCGCGCGCCTGGTCAGCCGGGTGATCGTGGTGACCGCGGATCCCGGCCTGGCCCGGGCCGCCTCGGCCGCGGGAGCGGGTGTGCGGGGTGAGTCCCGGCCCGGGGCGGGGTTGCTCGCGGCGATCGACGACGGACTGCGCGGGCTCGAGGGGCCGTGTGCCGTCCTGCTGGGCGACCTCCCGGCCCTGAGGGCGCCCGACCTCGACGAGGCGCTCCGGAAGGCCTGGGAGACGCTGACAACGACGGTCCCCTCCCCCGCGATGGTTTTCGTGCCGGACGCGGACGAGGTCGGCACCGTCCTGCTCGCTGCCGCCGCACCGCACGCGATGCGCCCCTCGTTCGGCCCGGCCTCGGCCCGCTCGCACGCCGATTCCGGTGCTCGGAGGCTGGATCTGGACCTCCCGGCCCTGCGCCGCGACGTGGACACCCAGGCCGATCTGGCCGCCGCGCGGGCGCTGGGCCTGGGCCGTCGCACCCGCGAAGCCCTAGGCTGA
- the murA gene encoding UDP-N-acetylglucosamine 1-carboxyvinyltransferase, with the protein MNDVLTVHGGTPLVGSIQVRGAKNLVSKAMVAALLGEEPSVLRNVPQIRDVGVVSGLLELHGVQVEEVPGPEGELRLDPSNVIQAHVADIDAHAGSSRIPILFCGPLLHRLGEAFIPDLGGCRIGDRPINYHMDVLRQFGAVVEKEPNGIALRAPQRLKGTKLALKYPSVGTTEQVLLTSVLAEGVTELTNAAIEPEIMDLIAVLQKMGAIISVDTDRTIRIEGVDRLGGFTHRAMPDRIEAASWASAALATKGDITVLGARQQEMMTFLNVFRKVGGLLDIGDDGIRFSHPGGELNSLVLETDVHPGFATDWQQPLVVALTQASGLSIVHETVYENRLGFTHALREMGAQIQLYRECLGGRPCRFGQRNFMHSAVISGPAKLHGADITVPDLRGGFSHLIAALAAEGTSRVRGIGLIDRGYEHFQQKLQMLGANYER; encoded by the coding sequence ATGAACGACGTACTCACCGTGCACGGCGGCACCCCGCTGGTCGGCAGCATCCAGGTGCGAGGTGCCAAGAACCTGGTTTCCAAGGCGATGGTGGCCGCGCTCCTCGGTGAGGAGCCGAGCGTGCTGCGTAACGTCCCGCAGATCCGCGACGTCGGGGTCGTGAGCGGTCTGCTGGAACTCCACGGCGTTCAGGTCGAGGAAGTTCCCGGTCCCGAGGGTGAACTCCGCCTCGACCCGAGCAATGTGATTCAGGCTCACGTCGCCGACATCGACGCGCACGCCGGCTCGAGTCGTATCCCCATTCTTTTCTGCGGTCCTCTGCTTCACCGTCTGGGTGAGGCATTCATTCCTGATCTCGGTGGGTGCCGGATCGGTGACCGTCCGATCAATTACCACATGGATGTGCTCCGGCAATTCGGTGCGGTGGTCGAGAAGGAGCCGAACGGAATCGCCCTGCGCGCACCGCAGCGGCTCAAGGGCACGAAACTCGCGCTGAAGTACCCGAGTGTGGGCACCACCGAGCAGGTCCTGCTCACGAGCGTGCTGGCCGAGGGCGTCACCGAGCTCACCAACGCGGCCATCGAGCCCGAGATCATGGACCTGATCGCGGTGCTGCAGAAGATGGGCGCCATCATCAGCGTCGACACCGACCGCACCATCCGGATCGAAGGTGTCGACCGGCTCGGCGGTTTCACCCACCGTGCGATGCCCGACCGCATCGAGGCCGCGAGCTGGGCCAGTGCCGCTCTGGCGACCAAGGGTGACATCACCGTGCTGGGTGCCCGCCAGCAGGAGATGATGACGTTCCTCAACGTGTTCCGGAAGGTCGGTGGCCTGCTCGACATCGGCGACGACGGCATCCGGTTCAGTCACCCGGGCGGCGAGCTGAACTCGCTCGTGCTCGAGACCGACGTGCACCCGGGCTTCGCCACCGACTGGCAGCAGCCCCTGGTCGTGGCCCTGACCCAGGCCAGCGGCCTGAGCATCGTGCACGAGACGGTCTACGAGAACCGGCTGGGCTTCACCCACGCGCTGCGTGAGATGGGCGCCCAGATCCAGCTCTACCGTGAGTGCCTCGGTGGCCGGCCGTGCCGTTTCGGTCAGCGCAACTTCATGCACTCCGCCGTCATCTCGGGTCCGGCCAAGCTGCACGGCGCCGACATCACGGTTCCCGACCTGCGGGGCGGCTTCAGCCACCTGATCGCCGCGCTGGCCGCCGAGGGCACCTCCCGGGTGCGTGGGATCGGCCTGATCGACCGGGGATACGAGCACTTCCAGCAGAAGCTGCAGATGCTCGGCGCCAACTACGAGCGCTGA
- a CDS encoding HU family DNA-binding protein, translating to MNKADIVELLQERLGGRQAAADALDAVIDTITRAVVRGEKVTISGFGSFEKAVRNARTGRNPRTGEKVRIKKTSVPRFRAGTSFKAYVAEPRTLPKPVAGSTRAATTRGVAAAAKAATPARATKTTAAKKATATKATPAKTTAAKTTTARKTATATKAAPAKTTAAKTTAAAKKTTATKAAPAKTTTARKTATATKATPAKTTAAKTTAAKTTTARKTAAKKTATTASRSTAAAKTPAPTAAKRTTTRRRSTTA from the coding sequence GTGAACAAGGCAGATATCGTCGAGCTTCTCCAGGAACGCCTGGGTGGCCGTCAGGCCGCCGCGGACGCTCTCGACGCCGTGATCGACACGATCACCCGCGCCGTTGTCCGTGGCGAGAAGGTGACCATCAGCGGCTTCGGTTCCTTCGAGAAGGCCGTCCGCAACGCCCGTACCGGCCGTAACCCGCGTACCGGCGAGAAGGTCCGCATCAAGAAGACCTCGGTCCCGCGCTTCCGCGCCGGCACGAGCTTCAAGGCGTACGTGGCCGAGCCGCGCACCCTTCCGAAGCCGGTCGCCGGTTCGACCCGCGCCGCCACCACGCGTGGTGTGGCCGCCGCCGCCAAGGCCGCGACCCCGGCCCGCGCCACGAAGACCACGGCCGCCAAGAAGGCCACGGCGACCAAGGCCACCCCGGCGAAGACCACCGCCGCGAAGACCACCACCGCGCGCAAGACCGCGACCGCCACCAAGGCGGCCCCGGCCAAGACCACCGCCGCGAAGACCACTGCCGCCGCGAAGAAGACCACGGCGACGAAGGCCGCTCCGGCCAAGACCACCACCGCGCGCAAGACCGCGACCGCCACCAAGGCCACGCCGGCCAAGACCACGGCGGCGAAGACCACCGCGGCCAAGACCACCACCGCGCGCAAGACGGCCGCGAAGAAGACCGCCACCACGGCTTCCCGCAGCACCGCCGCCGCGAAGACCCCGGCCCCCACCGCCGCGAAGCGCACCACCACGCGTCGTCGCAGCACCACGGCCTGA
- the leuD gene encoding 3-isopropylmalate dehydratase small subunit, giving the protein MEKFSTHTGIGVPLRRSNVDTDQIIPAVYLKRVTRTGFEDGLFAAWRQDPEFVLNQEAYKAGSVLVAGPDFGTGSSREHAVWALNDYGFRVVLSSRFADIFRGNSGKAGLLTGIVEQADIENLWSVLETRPGTEVTVDLETRTAVAGDLTVPFEVDDYTRWRLLEGLDDIGLTLRHVDDVTAFESNRPQFLPTTLPAR; this is encoded by the coding sequence ATGGAGAAGTTCAGCACCCACACCGGTATCGGTGTCCCGCTGCGCCGCTCGAACGTCGACACCGACCAGATCATCCCGGCGGTGTACCTCAAGCGGGTGACGCGCACCGGTTTCGAGGACGGGCTGTTCGCCGCCTGGCGCCAGGACCCGGAGTTCGTCCTGAACCAGGAGGCCTACAAGGCCGGTTCGGTGCTCGTGGCGGGCCCCGACTTCGGCACCGGATCCAGCCGGGAGCACGCGGTCTGGGCCCTCAACGACTACGGCTTCCGGGTCGTCCTGTCGTCACGCTTCGCCGACATCTTCCGGGGGAACTCGGGAAAGGCGGGGCTGCTGACCGGGATCGTCGAGCAGGCCGACATCGAGAACCTGTGGTCGGTGCTGGAAACCCGCCCTGGCACTGAGGTGACGGTCGACCTGGAGACCCGCACCGCCGTCGCCGGCGACCTGACGGTGCCGTTCGAGGTCGACGACTACACCCGCTGGCGGCTGCTGGAGGGCCTGGACGACATCGGCCTGACCCTCCGGCACGTCGACGACGTGACTGCTTTCGAGTCGAATCGGCCACAGTTTCTGCCGACCACCCTCCCGGCCCGCTGA
- the leuC gene encoding 3-isopropylmalate dehydratase large subunit: MGRTLAEKVWDAHVVRAGENGEPDLLYIDLHLLHEVTSPQAFDGLRLAGRPVRRLDLTIATEDHNTPTIDIDQPIADPVSRTQIETLRRNCAEFGVRLHPLGDLDQGIVHVVGPQLGLTQPGMTVVCGDSHTSTHGAFGALAFGIGTSEVEHVLATQTLPLKPFKTMAINVDGDLPAGTSAKDIILAVIAKIGTGGGQGYVLEYRGSAIRALSMEARMTICNMSIEAGARAGMIAPDDTTFDYVKGRRHAAEGDDWDAAVEYWRTLRTDDDATFDTEVHLSAPDLEPFVTWGTNPGQGSPLSANVPDPATIDDPDQRGAAERALAYMDLTAGTPLRQIAVDTVFIGSCTNGRIEDLRTAAAVVQGRQKAASVRVLVVPGSARVRLQAESEGLDKVFTEFGAEWRQAGCSMCLGMNPDQLAPGERSASTSNRNFEGRQGKGGRTHLVSPAVAAATAVRGTLSSPSDLETGPGLEVSSQQGASTAR, encoded by the coding sequence GTGGGCCGCACGCTGGCGGAGAAGGTCTGGGACGCGCACGTCGTGCGCGCCGGGGAGAACGGCGAACCCGACCTGCTCTACATCGATCTGCACCTGCTGCACGAGGTGACCAGTCCGCAGGCGTTCGACGGGCTGCGTCTGGCCGGCCGCCCGGTCCGCCGCCTCGACCTCACCATCGCCACCGAGGATCACAACACCCCGACGATCGACATCGACCAGCCGATCGCCGACCCGGTCAGCCGCACCCAGATCGAGACCCTGCGGAGGAACTGCGCCGAGTTCGGTGTGCGTCTGCACCCGCTGGGTGACCTCGACCAGGGCATCGTGCACGTCGTCGGCCCGCAGCTGGGCCTGACCCAGCCGGGTATGACCGTGGTCTGCGGCGATTCGCACACCTCCACCCACGGCGCCTTCGGGGCCCTGGCTTTCGGTATCGGCACCAGCGAGGTGGAGCACGTGCTGGCCACCCAGACGCTCCCGCTGAAGCCGTTCAAGACGATGGCGATCAACGTGGACGGTGACCTGCCGGCCGGAACCAGCGCCAAGGACATCATTCTCGCGGTGATCGCCAAGATCGGCACCGGTGGTGGCCAGGGTTACGTCCTGGAGTACCGCGGTTCCGCCATCCGGGCCCTCTCGATGGAGGCCCGCATGACGATCTGCAACATGTCCATCGAAGCGGGCGCCCGGGCGGGCATGATCGCGCCCGACGACACCACGTTCGACTACGTGAAGGGCCGCCGTCACGCCGCCGAGGGTGACGACTGGGACGCCGCCGTCGAGTACTGGCGCACCCTGCGCACGGATGACGACGCCACCTTCGACACCGAGGTTCACCTCTCCGCACCCGACCTGGAACCGTTCGTCACCTGGGGCACGAATCCCGGTCAGGGTTCGCCGCTCTCGGCGAACGTGCCCGACCCGGCCACGATCGACGACCCCGACCAGCGCGGCGCCGCCGAGCGGGCCCTGGCCTACATGGACCTGACCGCCGGCACCCCGCTGCGGCAGATCGCCGTCGACACGGTGTTCATCGGCTCGTGCACCAACGGCCGCATCGAAGACCTGCGCACCGCCGCCGCGGTGGTGCAGGGCCGGCAGAAGGCGGCCTCGGTGCGGGTTCTGGTCGTCCCCGGTTCGGCGCGGGTGCGTCTGCAGGCCGAGTCCGAGGGGCTGGACAAGGTCTTCACCGAGTTCGGCGCCGAGTGGCGTCAGGCCGGCTGCTCGATGTGCCTGGGCATGAACCCCGACCAGCTGGCGCCGGGTGAACGCAGTGCGTCGACCTCCAACCGTAACTTCGAAGGACGTCAGGGCAAGGGCGGCCGCACCCACCTGGTCTCGCCGGCGGTGGCCGCGGCCACGGCGGTGAGGGGCACGTTGTCCTCGCCGTCCGACCTGGAGACGGGTCCGGGACTCGAGGTTTCCTCCCAGCAGGGCGCTTCCACCGCCCGCTGA
- a CDS encoding IclR family transcriptional regulator codes for MDKSSGVGVLDKAAVLLDALEAGPATLAQLVTATGLARPTAHRLAVALEHHRLVGRDLQGRFVLGPRLGELAAAAGEDRLLAAAGPVLAALRDHTGESAQLFRRQGDQRICVAAAERPVGLRDSIPVGSALSMHAGSAAQTLLAWEEPDRLHRGLNGAKFTASTLSAVRRRGWAQSIAEREPGVASVSAPVRGPSGRVVAAVSISGPVERFTRQPGRQHATAVVAAAGRLTEVLRRGQIQA; via the coding sequence ATGGACAAGAGTAGCGGAGTCGGCGTCCTGGACAAGGCAGCCGTGCTGCTCGACGCCCTGGAGGCGGGGCCGGCGACGCTGGCCCAGCTGGTGACCGCGACCGGGCTGGCCCGGCCGACCGCGCACCGCCTGGCCGTCGCGCTGGAGCACCACCGGCTCGTGGGCCGTGACCTGCAGGGCCGTTTCGTGCTCGGGCCGCGCCTGGGCGAACTCGCCGCCGCCGCGGGGGAAGACCGGCTTCTCGCCGCCGCCGGCCCGGTGCTGGCGGCACTGCGCGACCACACCGGCGAGAGCGCGCAGCTGTTCCGCCGGCAGGGCGACCAGCGCATCTGTGTGGCCGCCGCCGAAAGGCCGGTCGGGCTGCGTGATTCGATCCCGGTCGGTTCGGCCCTGTCGATGCACGCCGGTTCCGCCGCGCAGACCCTGCTCGCCTGGGAGGAGCCGGACCGCCTGCACCGTGGGCTGAACGGCGCCAAGTTCACCGCGAGCACGTTGTCGGCGGTGCGGCGCCGGGGCTGGGCGCAGAGCATCGCCGAGCGCGAGCCGGGGGTGGCGTCGGTGTCGGCGCCGGTGCGGGGGCCGTCGGGGCGGGTGGTCGCGGCGGTGTCGATCTCCGGCCCGGTCGAGCGTTTCACCCGTCAGCCCGGTCGTCAGCACGCCACCGCGGTGGTCGCGGCGGCCGGCCGGCTGACCGAGGTGCTGCGGCGGGGGCAGATCCAGGCCTGA
- a CDS encoding putative bifunctional diguanylate cyclase/phosphodiesterase produces the protein MAVSGIRLSDLSPSAARPGAGRTGTRLRPDFTQLRIVGVSVLLLGLGALLWLAPPTQAMGARGELMRLDWYTVAVLAAVCEVVVQMVQVNGHRQVRAVSMSEIATVLGLFFATPGSFVVGRLVGGLAVLVLWRRQGPLKVFFNGSLLFAESVLSLLLFNLVRGSGVHIDPRAWAAALIATICGGLFSAVAVNVVIAMVDGETKRRDLLLEAARGAATSAWVTCIAVVAVHALNAEARAAVPLAISGVLLLLAYRNYCSLSERHLSLERLYRFSHAVSSTPEVNEILTGVLQHAREVLRADYAEIVFVSSEAGHQPLRIDSRGSGGKLRRVRLSEAAANEPSWAGVVNSGGPLLIPRGDRSHRSLLGDRDLRDAVLVPLRGEAGIVGTILVGDRISDVRSFDSDDVQLLMTVANHASMALQNGQLVDRLKHDALHDKLTGLPNRNLLQQEMVIAIGDMRGDRSPGLAVLNLDLVNFKQVNDTFGLALGDLLLQEVGQRLRTKLNGRGILARTGGDEFSVLLPAVDTVAAALEVAASLRCGLEQPVSIQEVDVEVGVSIGIAVAPLHGSDGHTLLKRADAAMYYAKNSGNGLHVYDKGLDANETPERLALTAELRQGISTGQLEVYVQPQASLRTGMVLGVEALVRWRHPRHGLLFPDTFIPLAERNGLIPQLTDAVLEQAVAACGRWRRAGHRLTVSVNLSARSNLNETLIENVQSLLNRHGVPAKSLILEITESSVIRDPARTQIVLDQLHSLGVGLSIDDFGTGYSSLSYLRQLPVQEVKIDKSFVMNMLAEPNDAAIVRSIVDLGTNLRLAVVAEGVEDAATRAELQRMGCSNMQGFFLAAPMPLDSFMDWLAAREGHLAEAR, from the coding sequence GTGGCGGTCTCGGGCATCCGACTCTCCGATCTCTCCCCGTCGGCCGCACGGCCGGGTGCGGGGCGCACCGGCACCCGCCTCCGTCCTGACTTCACCCAGCTGCGCATCGTCGGGGTCAGCGTGCTGCTGCTCGGGCTCGGTGCACTGCTGTGGCTGGCCCCGCCGACCCAGGCGATGGGCGCACGCGGCGAGCTGATGCGGCTCGACTGGTACACGGTCGCCGTGCTCGCCGCCGTCTGCGAGGTCGTCGTGCAGATGGTGCAGGTCAACGGGCACCGGCAGGTCCGCGCGGTCTCGATGAGCGAGATCGCCACGGTGCTGGGCCTGTTCTTCGCCACGCCGGGCAGTTTCGTGGTGGGGCGCCTGGTCGGCGGGCTGGCCGTGCTGGTGCTCTGGCGCCGGCAGGGGCCGCTCAAGGTGTTCTTCAACGGCTCGCTGCTGTTCGCCGAGTCGGTGCTGTCGCTGCTGCTGTTCAACCTGGTGCGCGGCTCCGGGGTGCACATCGACCCGCGGGCCTGGGCCGCCGCGCTGATCGCGACCATCTGCGGCGGGCTGTTCTCGGCCGTCGCCGTCAACGTGGTGATCGCGATGGTCGACGGTGAGACCAAGCGGCGCGACCTGCTTCTCGAGGCCGCGCGGGGCGCCGCCACCTCGGCCTGGGTCACCTGCATCGCGGTGGTCGCCGTGCACGCCCTGAACGCCGAGGCCCGCGCCGCGGTGCCGCTGGCCATCTCCGGGGTGCTGCTCCTGCTGGCCTACCGCAACTACTGCTCCCTGTCCGAGCGGCACCTCAGCCTGGAACGGCTCTACCGCTTCAGTCACGCCGTGAGCAGCACGCCCGAGGTCAACGAGATCCTCACCGGTGTGCTCCAGCACGCCCGCGAGGTGCTTCGCGCCGACTACGCCGAGATCGTCTTCGTCTCCTCCGAGGCCGGCCACCAGCCGCTGCGCATCGACAGCCGGGGCTCCGGCGGCAAGCTGCGCCGGGTGCGCCTGAGCGAGGCCGCGGCCAACGAGCCGAGCTGGGCCGGGGTGGTCAACAGCGGTGGCCCGCTGCTGATCCCGCGCGGCGACCGGTCGCACCGCTCGCTGCTGGGCGACCGCGACCTGCGCGACGCCGTGCTCGTGCCGCTGCGCGGTGAGGCGGGCATCGTCGGCACGATCCTGGTCGGCGACCGCATCAGCGACGTGCGCTCGTTCGACTCCGACGACGTGCAGCTCCTGATGACCGTGGCCAACCACGCGAGCATGGCGCTGCAGAACGGCCAGCTCGTCGACCGGCTGAAACACGATGCTCTGCACGACAAGCTCACCGGTCTGCCCAACCGCAACCTGCTGCAGCAGGAGATGGTCATCGCGATCGGTGACATGCGGGGCGACCGCTCCCCCGGCCTGGCCGTGCTCAACCTCGACCTGGTCAACTTCAAGCAGGTCAACGACACGTTCGGCCTGGCTCTGGGCGACCTGCTGCTGCAGGAGGTGGGGCAGCGGCTGCGCACGAAGCTCAACGGCCGGGGCATCCTCGCCCGCACCGGGGGCGACGAGTTCTCCGTGCTGCTGCCCGCTGTCGACACCGTGGCCGCCGCCCTCGAGGTCGCCGCGAGCCTGCGTTGCGGGCTGGAGCAGCCGGTCAGCATCCAGGAGGTCGACGTCGAGGTCGGCGTCTCGATCGGCATCGCCGTGGCCCCGCTGCACGGTTCCGACGGTCACACGTTGCTCAAGCGGGCCGACGCGGCGATGTACTACGCCAAGAACTCCGGCAACGGGCTGCACGTCTACGACAAGGGGCTCGACGCCAACGAGACCCCGGAGCGCCTGGCGCTGACGGCCGAACTACGGCAGGGCATCTCGACCGGTCAGCTCGAGGTCTACGTGCAGCCCCAGGCCAGTCTGCGCACCGGCATGGTGCTCGGCGTCGAGGCCCTGGTGCGCTGGCGTCACCCGCGTCACGGGCTCCTCTTCCCCGACACCTTCATCCCGCTGGCCGAACGCAACGGCCTGATCCCGCAACTCACCGACGCCGTGCTCGAACAGGCCGTGGCCGCCTGCGGTCGCTGGCGGCGGGCCGGGCACCGGCTCACGGTCAGCGTGAACCTCTCGGCCCGCAGCAATCTCAACGAGACGCTGATCGAGAACGTCCAGTCGCTGCTCAACCGCCACGGGGTGCCGGCCAAGTCGCTGATCCTCGAGATCACCGAGAGCTCGGTCATCCGCGACCCGGCGCGCACCCAGATCGTGCTCGACCAGCTGCACTCACTCGGGGTGGGCCTGTCCATCGACGATTTCGGCACCGGCTATTCGTCGCTGTCCTACCTGCGCCAGCTCCCGGTGCAAGAGGTCAAGATCGACAAGAGCTTCGTGATGAACATGCTGGCCGAGCCCAACGACGCCGCGATCGTGCGCTCCATCGTGGATCTCGGCACCAACCTGCGCCTGGCCGTGGTGGCCGAGGGCGTCGAAGACGCCGCCACCCGCGCCGAGCTGCAGCGCATGGGCTGTTCCAACATGCAGGGCTTCTTCCTCGCCGCCCCGATGCCTCTCGACAGCTTCATGGACTGGCTCGCCGCCCGCGAAGGCCATCTCGCCGAGGCTCGCTGA
- a CDS encoding fumarylacetoacetate hydrolase family protein — translation MLIARFTTGEDPRYAIVEGGQGSGFLHVISGDPLYQTVQMTGEKVRFDDSVRLLAPVIPRSKVVAVGKNYADHVAEMASTPGEAPPAEPLLFFKPNTSVIGPGDPIVLPRQSTNVHYEGELAIVIGKLCKDVPVERVNEVILGYTVANDITARDLQKSDGQWARAKGFDTFCPIGPYLVLDADPTDVRVTTRLNGETRQDGRTSQLIHKIPEIVAYISAAFTLLPGDIILTGTPAGVGPMVAGDRVEVEIEGMGVLSNPVVSRD, via the coding sequence GTGCTCATCGCGAGATTCACCACCGGCGAAGACCCTCGGTACGCGATCGTGGAGGGCGGGCAGGGCAGCGGTTTCCTGCACGTCATCAGCGGCGATCCGCTCTACCAGACCGTCCAGATGACCGGTGAGAAGGTCCGGTTCGACGACTCGGTGCGCCTGCTCGCGCCGGTCATCCCGCGGAGCAAGGTGGTGGCGGTCGGCAAGAACTACGCCGACCACGTCGCCGAGATGGCCTCCACGCCGGGTGAGGCCCCGCCCGCCGAGCCGCTGCTGTTCTTCAAGCCGAACACCTCGGTCATCGGCCCGGGCGATCCGATCGTGCTGCCCCGCCAGTCCACGAACGTGCACTACGAGGGCGAGCTCGCCATCGTGATCGGCAAGCTCTGCAAGGACGTGCCGGTCGAGCGTGTGAACGAGGTCATCCTCGGCTACACGGTCGCGAACGACATCACGGCCCGCGACCTGCAGAAGTCCGACGGTCAGTGGGCGCGCGCCAAGGGGTTCGACACGTTCTGCCCGATCGGCCCCTACCTCGTGCTCGACGCCGACCCCACCGACGTGCGCGTCACCACACGCCTCAACGGCGAGACCCGGCAAGACGGCCGCACGTCGCAGCTCATCCACAAGATCCCCGAGATCGTCGCCTACATCTCGGCCGCGTTCACGCTGTTGCCGGGTGACATCATCCTCACCGGCACGCCCGCCGGTGTCGGCCCCATGGTCGCGGGCGACCGCGTCGAGGTCGAGATCGAGGGCATGGGCGTGCTGAGCAACCCGGTCGTCTCGCGCGACTGA
- a CDS encoding 3-methyladenine DNA glycosylase, giving the protein MSTTPNLCHYPLGDTGAVTTLLTRPEWHPLQEQHEARADALTAGHRERRATHTKHAVEDFLYDYYSTRPAVLRRWHPGVGSRLDRSEQHENWRWYSKAQDGSVGFDADQFMRDRGDSVRFIHRLLTSISERPVFTGCFGLHEWAMVYRQGEHRHPLPLRLGQDGTDAVVERHQIRCTHFDAFRFFTPEAVGLNKLQPTRDTQVDLDQPGCLHASMDSHKWATKLGPAVPGDLSLDCFELARDIRMLDMQASPYDLTSYGEPAVKIETPEGKAEYARRQREFAERSQALRARLIAVTAVLTGAEVLS; this is encoded by the coding sequence ATGAGCACGACGCCAAACCTATGCCATTACCCCCTGGGAGATACTGGGGCGGTGACCACGCTCCTGACCCGGCCCGAATGGCACCCCCTTCAGGAGCAGCACGAGGCCCGCGCCGACGCCCTCACCGCCGGCCACCGCGAGCGCCGGGCCACGCACACCAAGCACGCCGTCGAAGACTTCCTCTACGACTACTACTCCACCCGCCCGGCCGTGCTGCGGCGCTGGCACCCGGGGGTCGGCTCGCGGCTCGACCGGAGCGAGCAGCACGAGAACTGGCGCTGGTACTCCAAAGCACAGGACGGCAGCGTCGGCTTCGACGCCGACCAGTTCATGCGCGACCGGGGTGACTCGGTGCGGTTCATCCACCGGCTGCTCACCTCGATCTCAGAGCGTCCCGTGTTCACCGGGTGTTTCGGGCTGCACGAGTGGGCCATGGTCTACCGCCAGGGTGAGCACCGGCACCCGCTCCCCCTGCGCCTGGGGCAGGACGGCACCGACGCGGTGGTCGAGAGGCACCAGATCCGCTGCACCCACTTCGACGCGTTCCGGTTCTTCACTCCGGAGGCGGTGGGTCTCAACAAGCTGCAGCCCACGCGCGACACCCAGGTCGACCTGGATCAGCCCGGCTGCCTGCACGCCTCGATGGACAGCCACAAGTGGGCCACCAAGCTGGGCCCGGCCGTGCCCGGCGACCTGTCGCTCGACTGTTTCGAGCTGGCGCGCGACATCCGGATGCTCGACATGCAGGCCTCGCCCTACGACCTCACGTCCTACGGCGAGCCGGCCGTGAAGATCGAGACGCCGGAGGGCAAGGCCGAGTACGCGCGGCGTCAGCGAGAATTCGCCGAGCGGTCGCAGGCTCTGCGGGCCCGGCTGATCGCGGTGACAGCGGTGCTCACGGGGGCCGAGGTGCTCAGTTGA